The sequence ATCACTGACAATTTAAATAGCATTCTACCTAAAATGGAAATATCCAAGGGTTTTTAAAGTCATGTTTAAATTCACAATGAACGATAACTCCTAACTCAGGAGAAGTCTCCCAACCACATTGTTGTGGTCTGAATGATTGCAGTGGCTTCTGGGACAGAGGGGCTGTCCTACTTGCCTGGAATCTAGCCCTGGGATGATGAGGGCAGAGGGACAGTGGCCCAAGAGTAAGAGCCCCTGAGAACCTGATACCGACAGTGGTTGGGGTACAGGCTTCAGACTGATTAATTTGAATATGGAAGGCCTGCCTGTGGGCCAGTCCTTTACTGTCTCCAGGAATCTCCAGGATCAGGAAGCAAAATATcagaaagtacagaaaataaaaagcatgatTAATGCATTGTACACATCACTACACACATGCAAAGTGTTGGAATTAGGTATTAACTGTTTCGCACATTTTCAACAGTCTTTTTATTTAGTTCCTACAACATGACAGGTACCGTGTTGTCAGTAGGCTAAAAAGAGACCCTGAGACATGGCTTCAGTCCTCAGGAAGCTCACAGCTGGTGCCGGAAACAGACCCAGGGACAGTCATGGTACTGGATGGTGTGAAAGTCAGCCCAGAGCTGCTAAAGCCCTGAGGAAGGAAGCAAATTGGTTTGCCACCAAAGAAAAAGTAACAACTTAGAAGGTACTGGTAAAGTTCCTTTGCTGCCATAGGGAAGGAGACAAAAACCAGCCTCTGAAGCCAGAAAGCAATCAATGACTTTAAACCTCATCTTCTTGAGACTCAAGTCCCTTTCTGCAGTTCTGTGACTGTGGGGATATGTTAAGGGTTGCCAATGGCAGATGCCTTTTCCTAGTAAAGCATCTTCTTCTATTATTGGAAAAGAGCCTCTTCTCCGTCTTGTGTACCCAATGAAAATGTAATTGTTCACAAATGCTAATTTGCATTGAGAACTTCACTACAGGTAGCAGGGTTATGTCCTGAAGAGGAGACAGCCGTTCTCTCCTCAAGACCGTGGAGGATGGGCATGGAAGTGATGGCCAAGAGGCTCCCCATGTCTCTGGCATTGATTTCTCTCCAAAGCTCACTTGGAGCAACTGGAAGATCTTCCTAATTTGTCTCCTTGCTGCCGGTTTTCTCCAAAGCTTTTCTACCTCCCGTATTGGTCTAACATGACCATTCTTAAAAACAAAGCTGATGGCAGCATTTCTTTCTATAAACGAAACGTGTCACCTACAGAATAAAATGAGAGCTCTTAAGTTTGACATACCCATCTGGACCCGATCTCTTCCCAGCTTCTTTCTCGTTCTTTTCCCTAGGCCTTCCATTCTCCTGCCACGGGGAACTTTTTATGGTTCCTTGGTGTTACTAGCATCCTTCCTGTGTTCGTGACTTGTCTCAGGCTGGTCCCTccactcttctttcctttcttaaccGACTTCGTCTACAAAATCTACATCAGATGACCCTCCTCTTTGAAAATCCCTGATTTGCCAGCATAGATTGGGTGGCTCTGACTTCAGTACCCTTGTGCCAGTGTGGTTTGGTCTCATAGCAATTATTGCTCTTCATCTATTTGCCCATCTGTCTCACCTTTTGAATTTTAATTCCCTCAAGGATGAGCATTATACTCTTTTACCTTTGTATGTCCAGTACTTAGCAAAATGTCTGGCTAAGGGAAACAACAGAACAATAATAGTAAGAATAATAATACCTAACATCTAACATTGTTGAGTTCTTTGCATAAGGAAGGCATTTTTCTAAGCTCTTTATGAATGGTAACTAATTTTATTCTCACACCAACACTAAAGGTTATGTAATATTCTCATTCCCATTTTGTAAGTGAGACAGgataagtaacctgcccaaggtgaCACATATAAATGCTAAATTATTGCCTTAGTGACTTTTTGAATTGGATGTGGTGACCCTCtaccttttttaaaagtttctaagaGATTCATCAAAGAGGCACTGTTTATTGAGATGAGAAATTTGGGCGAAGTCATTACACAGGTGCTCAATCCACGAATCCATGATGAACCAGTTGAGTGGGGCATATATTGGGTAATACAAGCTTCTTtggcattccctttgtgctggaagaGATGCAGAAAATGAGTTGTTTTATTTCCCTTCCCACAAATCTTCTCAAAATCACTAAGAGTAGGCACATGATACATACAATAATCCTCTtacactaagattcttttttgtaaataaacattgtgtttcaTGGAACATGATTTAATTTGTGGTATGTCTGCCTATAGGTAGCAGTTGACCATGTTATCATGAGTTTTTGTATAGGAGAATCTCTAGaaatttatgtatatttgtgCATGTCACTATTTTGGCATATTTTCACAGGTACCCTATGTTAAGTCGCCAGTGTTTACAGCTGAGTTTGCCCCCAGAGGGAAggtattttaacaaaaataattgtgagaaatattttgcttttgcCATCATTCTTGCAGAAGCTTTTTCATGGAGTGTTTGAGATCAGATGTCCTGAACCAATAAGATGAACGTCTGAGCCCTGGCTCTGTACTTACTAACCATGTGACTTCATACATGTTTCTTCTCCTATGATTAAATTTCTTTATCTTGAAAGTGGAGGCTCTAACAGTTCCTTCCTCAGAGGACTGCTGTAAAGATAAGAAATGGGGAGAGTATGCAGCCTGTGCATTTGCAAAGGACCCCAGATTCAGACGGGCCCATGCTTGGCTTAATGCTCTGTTGTAACTGATTTGAAATTCTCAATGATTTTTAACAAGGCACCCCACGTTCCCATTTTGCATTGAGCCCTGCAATTTTGTCACCATTCTTGGATAGGATTGTTTGTGAAGTCTGGCCTCTGGTGCCTAGCACAAAGACTAACCCTCAGTAAAAATGTCAGATATTCATCATTTTGCAAGAGAGTTTTTTGTTTATTGGATATAGCCCCCCAATTTTATTCTCTGAACTTTTTCAGTCTGGTCTGGACATTGAACCTGATGGTGGGGTACATCTCAGATGTCCCTGTGCATTCAGGTCACATGTGGTTGGGAAACAGCACAGTGAGGCCCTCAACCTCATTCTTCCATTTCTCCATGATTTCACATCTGATGGAATGTGGGCTGTGGATGGCTGCAAACTCAAAGTACAAAAACACTTCTCCATAAACAGGAGCCACATCACTCAATAAAGTACGTTAGATTTGTTGTTTTCTTAGTCTGAGAAATGATGGCTTTAGCTGATCCACTCTCTCACTGACAGTGACTCCAGAAAGACACATGGTGGAGATCtaatactctttttcttttttttttttcactcttattGTATTGCAGACTATTTGAACTCCAGAAGGACCAACACCAGATAAATTATGAATGTTGAACAAGATGACCTTACATCCACAGCAGATAATGATAGGTCCTAGGTTTAACAGGGCCTTATTTGACCCCCTGCTTGTGGTGCTGCTGGCTCTTCAACTTCTTGTGGTGGCCGGTCTGGTGCGGGCTCAAACCTGCCCTTCAGTCTGCTCCTGCAGCAACCagttcagcaaagtgatttgcGTCCGGAAAAACCTACGTGAGGTTCCAGATGGCATCTCCACCAACACTCGGCTGCTGAACCTCCATGAGAACCAAATCCAGATCATCAAAGTGAACAGCTTCAAACACTTGAGGCACCTGGAAATCCTACAGTTGAGTAGGAATCACATTAGAACAATTGAAATTGGGGCCTTCAATGGTCTGGCAAACCTCAACACGCTGGAACTCTTTGACAATCGTCTTACCACCATCCCGAATggagcttttgtttatctgtctaAACTGAAGGAGCTCTGGCTGCGAAACAACCCCATTGAAAGCATCCCTTCTTATGCTTTTAACAGAATCCCTTCTTTGCGCCGACTAGACTTAGGGGAACTGAAAAGGCTTTCGTACATCTCAGAAGGTGCCTTTGAAGGTCTGTCCAACTTGCGGTATTTGAACCTTGCCATGTGCAACCTCCGAGAAATCCCTAACCTCACACCACTCATAAAACTAGATGAGTTGGATCTTTCTGGGAATCATCTGTCTGCCATCAGGCCTGGCTCTTTCCAGGGGTTGATGCACCTTCAAAAACTGTGGATGATCCAGTCCCAGATTCAAGTGATTGAACGGAATGCCTTTGATAACCTTCAGTCACTGGTGGAGATCAACCTGGCACACAACAATCTAACATTACTGCCTCATGACCTCTTCACACCCTTGCATCATCTAGAGCGGATACACTTACATCACAACCCCTGGAACTGTAACTGTGACATCCTGTGGCTCAGCTGGTGGATAAAAGACATGGCCCCCTCCAACACCGCTTGTTGTGCCCGGTGTAACACTCCTCCCAGTCTGAAAGGGAGGTACATTGGCGAGCTTGACCAGAATTATTTCACATGCTACGCTCCTGTGATTGTGGAGCCACCAGCGGACCTCAATGTCACTGAAGGCATGGCAGCTGAGCTGAAATGTCGGGCCTCCACGTCCCTGACCTCCGTATCTTGGATTACTCCAAATGGAACAGTCATGACGCACGGGGCGTACAAAGTGCGGATAGCCGTGCTCAGTGATGGCACGTTAAACTTCACGAACGTAACCGTGCAAGATACAGGCATGTATACCTGTATGGTGAGTAATTCTGTTGGGAATGCCACCGCTTCAGCCACCTTGAATGTTACTGCAGCAACCACCACCCCCTTCTCTTACTTTTCAACCGTCACTGTAGAGACCATGGAACCTTCTCAGGATGAGGCGCGGACCACAGATACTAACGTGGGTCCCACTCCAGTGATCGACTGGGAGACCACCAACGTGACCACCTCTCTCACGCCACAGAGCACAAGGTCCACGGAGAAAACATTCACCATCCCCGTGACTGATATGAACAGCGGGATCCCAGGAATTGATGAGGTCATGAAGACTACCAAAATCATCATTGGCTGTTTTGTGGCCATCACACTCATGGCTGCAGTGATGCTGGTCATTTTCTACAAGATGAGGAAGCAGCACCACCGGCAGAACCATCACGCCCCGACAAGGACTGTGGAAATCATCAATGTGGATGATGAGATTACAGGAGACACACCCATGGAAAGCCACCTGCCCATGCCTGCCATTGAGCATGAGCACCTCAATCACTATAACTCCTACAAATCTCCCTTCAACCACACAACAACAGTTAACACAATAAATTCAATACACAGTTCAGTGCATGAACCGTTATTGATCCGAATGAACTCTAAAGACAATGTACAAGAGACTCAAATCTAAAACATTTAcagttacaggaaaaaaaaatcagaaaaaaaagagacagtttattaaaaaaatgacacaaatgactGGGCTAAATCTACTGTTTCAAAAAAAAGtgtctttacaaaaaaaaacaaaaaaagaaaagaaatttatttattaaaaattctattGTGATCTAAAGCAGACAAAATGATGTGTATTCCTCAGAACCTGTTTTTGCTGCACTTACTTATTGTTTTCCCACATCTCATCCCTGCCTTCCCCGACTGCCATATTTTTCATAGGAGATCTCAATTCCCTAAAGAACTGGTCTAGGAAATTTTGTAAGAATTCTGTTACACTTTGAGATTTTTATGGTGAATTCTAGTGGTGAGATCCAgtctatttgtctttctttctttttttttttttctcttttcttttctccctctcatGCCCTTACGAAGTAGTCCAATGGGGAATGCAATATTAGGAATAGATTTTTAAGAGAGAGCAAGGAAAAAATGCAAGATCTTATATTTTTCATGTAATGACCTGTTCTGTATTTATGAGGAGGACcactgaatggaaaagaaaaggaaaaaaaaaaaaataagcaaacaacaGATTAATTTACATATGAGCATCTATAAAACCCATGATCTTTTCAACAAATCTAGAACCAGAATTTGTAGTTCAAAAGCTAAACGtaagattataaataaaatattgttggTTTTTCTGTACCTGGACACAGCTCATTTGTAGTCTGGCTCAAATGTGAGGAAGTTGAAGGTAATCAGATTTCCTACTTTCTAAGATGATACTACAATATTCTTCAGTCACAACACCAGTCTCTACAGGGTCCTATTCCATTAGTTGACTTGACTTTTCAATCTATTGTCAAGGATGCTCTAGtgttcttttccttctcattagGGTCACCCTTTGTAGAatgctcagattaaaaaataatgattttgtgAAGTAAATTCCACTTGAAAGAAAGTTTCAGTATAACTTATTCTCTGTCTCCTAAATAAAATTCTGCTGACTAGATGACGTACAACCACAGGATGCAAAGGTATTCTAAATTATCCAAGTTGAAAAATCACTTTTGGTGCTGAGTGTTAGCAAATTCAGTTCAAAT is a genomic window of Camelus bactrianus isolate YW-2024 breed Bactrian camel chromosome 10, ASM4877302v1, whole genome shotgun sequence containing:
- the LRRC4C gene encoding leucine-rich repeat-containing protein 4C, which translates into the protein MLNKMTLHPQQIMIGPRFNRALFDPLLVVLLALQLLVVAGLVRAQTCPSVCSCSNQFSKVICVRKNLREVPDGISTNTRLLNLHENQIQIIKVNSFKHLRHLEILQLSRNHIRTIEIGAFNGLANLNTLELFDNRLTTIPNGAFVYLSKLKELWLRNNPIESIPSYAFNRIPSLRRLDLGELKRLSYISEGAFEGLSNLRYLNLAMCNLREIPNLTPLIKLDELDLSGNHLSAIRPGSFQGLMHLQKLWMIQSQIQVIERNAFDNLQSLVEINLAHNNLTLLPHDLFTPLHHLERIHLHHNPWNCNCDILWLSWWIKDMAPSNTACCARCNTPPSLKGRYIGELDQNYFTCYAPVIVEPPADLNVTEGMAAELKCRASTSLTSVSWITPNGTVMTHGAYKVRIAVLSDGTLNFTNVTVQDTGMYTCMVSNSVGNATASATLNVTAATTTPFSYFSTVTVETMEPSQDEARTTDTNVGPTPVIDWETTNVTTSLTPQSTRSTEKTFTIPVTDMNSGIPGIDEVMKTTKIIIGCFVAITLMAAVMLVIFYKMRKQHHRQNHHAPTRTVEIINVDDEITGDTPMESHLPMPAIEHEHLNHYNSYKSPFNHTTTVNTINSIHSSVHEPLLIRMNSKDNVQETQI